The following DNA comes from Anaerostipes rhamnosivorans.
GTGAGGACAACACCGTCTGTTGTGGCATTCACAAAGACAGATGAGCGTATCGTGGGAGAACCGGCAAAACGCCAGGCAGTTACAAATGCAGAGAAGACCATCTCTTCCATCAAACGCCACATGGGAACGGACTACAAAGTAACCATTGACGGAAAGAACTATACACCGCAGGAAATTTCAGCTATGGTGCTTCAGAAACTGAAAGCAGACGCTGAAAACTATCTTGGAGAAAAAGTAACAGAAGCAGTCATCACAGTACCAGCTTACTTTAACGATGCCCAGAGACAGGCAACAAAGGATGCAGGTAAGATCGCAGGACTTGATGTAAAACGTATCATCAACGAGCCTACCGCAGCTGCTTTATCTTACGGACTGGACAATGAAAACGAGCAGAAGATCATGGTTTATGACTTAGGAGGCGGTACCTTCGACGTATCCATCATCGAGATCGGTGACGGTGTCATCGAAGTTCTCTCCACAGCCGGTGATAACAAATTAGGCGGAGATGACTTCGACAATGTGATCACAAACTACATGTTAGACGAATTTAAGAAACAGGAAGGCGTTGATCTCTCAGGAGACAAAATGGCAATGCAGAGACTGAAAGAAGCTGCTGAGAAAGCAAAAAAAGAACTTTCTTCCGCAACTACTACAAACATTAACCTTCCATTTATCACAGCCACAAACGAAGGACCAAAACACTTTGACATGAACCTTACAAGAGCTAAGTTTGATGAACTTACAGCATCTCTTGTCGAGAGAACAGCAACCCCTGTCAACACAGCGTTAAAGGATGCAGGAATTGCCGCTTCTGAACTAGGTAAAGTTCTTCTGGTAGGTGGATCTACAAGAATCCCTGCGGTACAGGATAAGGTAAAACAGCTGACAGGAAAAGAACCGTTTAAGGGAATCAATCCGGATGAGTGTGTTGCCATCGGTGCATCTATCCAGGGTGGAAAGTTAGCCGGAGACGCCGGAGCAGGCGATATCCTTCTTCTGGACGTAACTCCATTGTCCCTGTCTATCGAGACTATGGGCGGCGTGGCAACCAGACTGATCGAGAGAAATACAACGATCCCGACAAAGAAGAGCCAGATCTTCTCCACAGCCGAAGACAACCAGACAGCAGTAGATATCAACGTTGTACAGGGTGAGCGCCAGTTTGCCAAAGATAACAAGTCTTTAGGAAGATTCCGTCTGGATGGTATCGCACCTGCAAGAAGAGGTGTACCTCAGATTGAAGTAACCTTTGACATCGATGCCAACGGTATCGTAAAAGTTTCTGCCAAAGACCTTGGAACTGGTGCAGAACAGCACATCACCATCACTGGCGGATCCAACATGTCTGACGAAGACATCGATAAGGCAGTCAAAGAAGCAGCAGAATTCGAAAACCAGGATAAGAAGAGAAAAGAAGCCATCGACACCAGAAACGAAGCTGACTCTATGGTATTCCAGACGGAAAAAGCCCTGGAAGAAGCCGGAGACAAAGTCGATGCTACAGAAAAAGTAAAAGTAGAAGAAGATTTAAAAGCATTAAAAGACCTGTTAGAGCAGACAAAAGACGCTGAACTGACAGACGCTCAGGTAGAAGACTTGAAGAACAAAAAAGATCAGCTCATGAACAGTGCACAGGGATTATTCACCAAGATGTACGAAGCTGCCGCAGCCAATGCCCAGGGAGCTCAGGAGACTGCAGGGGACGCTGCCGGAGCAGCAGGTGCAGCAGATGATGTCGTAGATGGAGATTACAAAGAAGTATAAGGAAAAAAGAAGGTAGACGATTATGGCAGATAAACGAGATTACTATGAAGTGCTGGGCGTGAGCCGCAGCGCCTCAGAATCAGAAATAAAGAAAGCCTACCGTAAACTTGCGAAACAGTATCATCCAGATACGAACCCGGGAGATAAAGTAGCCGAGGCAAAGTTCAAAGAAGCTTCCGAGGCCTATGAAGTCTTAAGTGATCCTGAAAAAAAAGCGCAGTATGACCAGTTTGGTCATGCTGCCTTTGAGCAGGGCGGACCCGGAGGATTTAATGGAGGATTCGGCGGTTTTGATTTCGGCGGGGATATGGGTGATATTTTCGGAGATATCTTCGGCGGTATGTTCGGCGGAGGCGGAAGAAGCCAGCGCGCGGCCAATACTCCGACCCAGGGTGCTCATGTGCGGGCAAGGATCCATGTGACTTTTGAGGAAGCGGTCTTCGGAACCACAAAAAAACTGGAAATCTCTCTGAAAGAGGAATGTGCTTCCTGTCACGGAAGCGGTGCCAAAGCGGGCACGCAGCCGGAAACCTGTCCGAAGTGCGGCGGTAAAGGCCAGGTAGTGTATACTCAGCAGTCCATGTTTGGCACGGTGAGAAATGTCCAGACCTGTCCGGACTGTCACGGAACCGGCCAGGTCATCAAGGAAAAATGCCCGGACTGTCACGGAACTGGTTACACGAGCCAGAGAAAGACCATCGAGGTCACAGTGCCTGCCGGTATCAACAATGGACAGAGCATCAGGATTCGGGGAAAAGGAGAGCCTGGAACTCATGGCGGCCCAAGAGGAGATCTTCTTGTGGTTGTTTCTGTGGACCGGCATCCGAAGTTCCAGAGACAGGAATACGATATTATTTCCACGGAGCCGATTTCCTTTACCCAGGCAGCTTTGGGGGCAACCATCAAGATCAATACGGTAGACGGTCCTTATGATTATACAATCAAAGCGGGAACCCAGACAGATACACGTGTGCGCCTGAAAGGAAAAGGTGTGCCGACTTTAAGGAATAAAAACGTCCGCGGTGACCACTATGTGACCTTAGTTGTCCAGGTGCCGGAGCATCTCAACGAAGAACAGAAGGATGCTTTGAAGAAGTTCCAAGAATCTATGGGTGAGACACCGAAAAAAGAAGAACATAAAGGATTTTTTGGGAAACATAAAAAATAGATTATGCAGGATTATGATTGAAACAACATCATAGTCCTGCATTTTTTATTCTATAGGAAAGTTCTGCGAACCTCCCTATGGAATAAAAAAGCCCTGCGGGCATTATGCACACAAATGCGTGAGGAAACTATTTGACTACGTCAAATCGCATTTGGCGCGCAAAGGTGCCCAGCCCCTCAAAGAGTGAGGGGTTGGGGAGATGAAGTGGGCTTGCCCACTTTGTTCTTACCTGTTAATGTTCTCTCTGGCCAGGCAGTTGATAAATTCAGAAGGGGTACGCGCAGAGACAAGCTGTTTGATATTCTGCGGGTTTTCCAGGACACGCACGATCCCGTCGTACAGTTCCATAAATTTTTTCCGGTCTTCCTGATGGACTGCGATCATCATAACGATATGGATCATGTGCTCGTCCCATGGAATACCTTTTTCGCTGGTGAGAATACAGACCATTGTCCTGCTTGCGTTCATATGGAGTGAATGGGGCACTGCAAAAGCATCCAAGAAACAGGTGGATGACAAACGTTCCCGTTCGAGAACAGAGTCGATAAAATCATCTCCCGCAATTCCAAAGTCAACGATCTTTTCTCCAAGAAAGCGGATCACATTTTCTTTTGCAGAAAATTCAAGATTCTGAAAAAACAGAGGAATTAATTTTAGGAGTATGAATGCGCAGAGAGTATTTGATGAGGTGCTGGAACTATTAAAGTAGAAATAAACCAAACCCTGGAGAGAAGTTTTTTCTCCAGGGTTTTATAAGTGCTTATAAAAGATGTTCCAGCGTATGTGCAATGCCGTCTTCATTATTGCCGAGTGTCACTTCATCAGCAATCTCTTTCAGAGCATCACAGGCATTTCCCATCGCCACTCCATGGCCTGCAAATTCTATCATTTCCAGGTCGTTCTCCGCATCTCCGAAGGCCATCACTTCCTCGGGAGAGATTTGAAGGAGCCCACAGGTACGCCTGAGACCTTCTGCCTTATTGATCCCTTTGGGCATGGCCTCTATGTAAAATGGTGCTGTCCTGACGAAAACAAGGTCGTCTTCAAAGGGTTTTCCAATCTCCGAAAGAACCTGCCAGAGCTGATCCGGCTGCACGGACATTAAGATCTTGACCAGATCAAAGTCGAGGAAATCAGCCAATGAAGGGACTTCTGTACATTCCATCTGATTGTTCCAGCACTCATGCTGGACTTTGTAGCCATTCTTGTCCGTAACATAAAAGCGTTCGCCGTCATCGATGATAGGTACCACCGGATAGTGTTCCAAGTGCCGCAGGACTTCCTTGGCGAAATCACAGGGGAAGGACTGCTGGTGGAGCACTGTCTTGTCATCGGCTCTAAGGATCTTTCCGCCGTTGTAGGCGATCAGCATTCCGTGGTATTTTTCCATCTCTAATATACGCATTTCTTTGTAAAGGCCCGGAACCGGACGGGCAGAACAGAGGGCTACGGTAATGCCCTGTCTCTGTGCGGCAAGCAGGGCATCTCTGGTTTTTGGAGTGACCGTTTTTTCATCGGTGTTTAAGGTTCCGTCTAAATCCAGGGCGATCAGTTTATATTTCATAAGTAGGTACCATCCTTTCTGTATGTAAATGATAGTCAAAAAATATTATAACATTAAGAGGGGCTGATTGAATATATAGATAAAAATTTATTATGTTATGATAAAAAACTATAATTATGAATAATTATAGTACAGCAGTATAATAGAAGTAATGAAACCTGGAGATCTTAGATTAGGCTACACAGAGTATAAAATGGAGGGATGAGAAGATGGAGTATTCACTTGACATTGCCCAGGCTGACCGGGTGTTGGAAGCGCTTCGCAGAGACTACCGCGTCTATGCCCCGAAACGTTTTCCAAAACAGGGGCGTTATTCTGACACGGATATCATACGCTACGATGAGGTAAGGAAATTTGAAGAAATTGTCTGGAAGGAAAAGTCAGATTATCCGATGAAAGAGGTTGTAATGCCGATTCAGCAGACACTTTTCTATTACACAGAGGATGAGTACAGAACAAGCAAGAATCCTGTAAAGCCTGTTTTAATCCTGGCCAGACCGTGTGATATCAATGCCCAGCATATCCAGGATGAAATATATGCAGGCAACGGAGGCTATACGGATTATTATTATGAGCGTATGCGCGGCCTTGTAAAGTTTGCCATGATGGAATGTACCGGCGGGGATGATACCTGTTTCTGTGTTTCTATGGGAAGCAATAAAACCGATGATTATTCCATGGCAGTCCGGTTCCGGGAGGACGGGGCCGATGTGCAGATCAAGGAGGATTCGTTCGATACATATTTTGAAGGAATGCCAAAAGGCAGCTATACCCCTGCTTTTGTGGAAGAAAATGAAACAAAAGTTACCATCCCTGACCTTTCTGACAAACAAGTGCGGCTGGCCCTTAAAAAGCATCCTATGTGGAGAGAATTCGACAAAAGGTGTATCTCCTGCGGCAGCTGTACGGTGGCCTGTTCTACCTGCACCTGTTTTTCCACGCGGGATCTGAGCTATGGAGATAATCCGGAGGCTGGCGAACGGCGCAGAGTGACCGCATCCTGCCAGATCGCAGGATTTGATCAGATGGCAGGCCAGAGAGAGTTTCGTGACACCGCAGGCGACAGGATGCGCTACAAGATCCTCCATAAGTTCCATGACTATAAAGCACGTTTCAAGACCAGGCACATGTGTGTGGGATGCGGCAGGTGTGCCCACCGCTGTCCGGAGCTGATCTCTATTTCAGCGACTGTTTCCAAGGTGAATGATGCGGTAAACGAGATAAAAGCCGAGATGGCACAGCAAGGGAGGTAAAGGTATGGAAAATTTTGTTCAGCCCCAGCCATGTACGATATTAAATGTAAAGCGGGAAAGCGAGCATGAATGGACGTTCCGGGTCGCTTCTGATGCCAGGCCGGACCACGGCCAGTTTATGCAGCTTTCCATTCCGAAGACAGGGGAGGCTCCGATCTCAGTTTCCGCCCAGGGAGACGGCTGGCTGGAGTTCACCATCCGCTCTGTGGGCAGAGTGACCAACTGCATTTTCAGCAAGGAAAAGGGGGACACACTTTTTCTCAGAGGACCTTATGGCAACGGATGGCCGGTAGAAGAATTCAGAGGCAGGCATCTGGTGGTCATCACCGGTGGGACCGGATTGGCCCCTGTGCGCTCTCTTCTCCATAAATGTGCGGAGGATGTGGACTTTGTAAAAGATGTACACCTCATCTCCGGATTCAAAGACGAGGCCGGAATCGTATTCGGCAGAGAACTAGAAGAGTGGAAGGATCAATTCCACACAGTTTATACACTTGATCATGGGGAGAAAGATGGCTGGAGGACCGGGATGGTCACTGCTTTTGTAAAGGAGATCCCGTTTGAAAGTTTTGAAGAAGATTATGCTGTCATCGTGGTAGGGCCTCCCCCAATGATGAAATTTACAGGACTGGAACTTTTAAACTGCGGTGTGGACCCGGAAAAAATCTGGATGAGTTTTGAGAGAAAGATGTCCTGCGCCATCGGAAAGTGCGGGCACTGCCGCATCGATGAAGTCTATGTCTGTCTGGATGGACCGGTATTCCCTTACACAACAGCCAGGGATCTGGTGGATTAAGGAAGGAGTGTGCAACAATGAATCATGATATCAATGTGGGCAAAGTACGGCTGAACTGTTTCCGCCAATCCAAAGAACCTGGAGTGTTCATGCTTCAGATGAGGGTTCCCGGAGGAACCGTGGATGCCAAATACCTGTCTTACGTGGAGCATATCTCCCAGACCTGGGGGGACGGCAACTTCCATTTCGGCACGCGCCAGACCTTTGACATTCCAGGTATCAAGTATGAAAATATTCCTGCAGTCAATGCATATCTGGAGCAGTATATCAAAGAAGTGGACGGAGAACTCTGTAAAGCGGATATGGATACGGTGGCCCATGAGCCAGAACCGTGGGATCCAAAGGCAGGCTATCCGACCATCGGAGCTAGAAATATCACCGCTTGTATCGGAAACTACCACTGTATCTGCGGCAATTCCAATACCTTTGAGTTGGCAAGAAAGATCGAGCCAATTATATTTCCTAGCCATTACCATATTAAGATCAATATTTCCGGCTGTCCCAACGATTGCAATAAAGCACATATGTGTGACTTTGGCATCATAGGAACTGCCAGGATGACGTATCACCCGGAGCGGTGCATCGGCTGCGGAGCCTGTGTGCGGGCCTGTGAACAGAGAGCTACACGGGTTTTAAGTCTCAATGAAGAGACGCAGAAAATCGAAAAAGATACATGCTGCTGCGTTGGATGCGGGGAGTGTGTGAGAGCCTGTCCGGCCAGTGCATGGACCAGGCAGGAGACGAAGTTTTATAGAGTGATCCTGGGAGGACGCACTGGCCGCCAGACTCCCAGAGCGGGAAAGATGTTTTTAAACTGGGCCACGGAGGAAGTGATCCTTAAAGTTCTCGGGAACTGGCAGAAGTTTTCTGCCTGGGTCATGGACTATAAGCCGGAGTATTTGCACGGCGGGCACCTGATTGACCGGGCCGGCTATAAGAAGTTTAAAGAGATTATGCTGGACGGCATAGAGTTAAATCCGGAATGCCTTGTGGCAGAGGATATTTTCTGGACGGAGAGCGAATACCGCTCCAACTTTAATGTAAAACCGATCGGCATGCACTGTACTGCCGGACCTCAGAACGATTGAGATATACATCAAAGCCCTGGATTTTTCCGGGGCTTTATGTGGGCTTGTACACTTTTACCAACATAGATAAATTTTCCATAAGTCTACTTCCGTGTTTTGTTTTATGATATATAGATGGAAGAGCAAAAATAGTCGAGAGTTTTCCTTTCGCTAAATCTATAATAGCAGATGTAAGGAGGTAACGGATATGCAGGAACAGATCGATGCGGTCCAGCGCATGCAGGATTTTATAGAAGAACATCTGGCGGACAATATAACGCTGGCTGATCTGGCAAATGTATCACTGTATTCTCCGTGGTATTCCTACCGGCTGTTTACCCGTCACGTGGGGGTAACACCGGCGGACTATATAAGACGGCTCCGCCTGTCCAAGTCGGCATTAAAGCTTAGGGACTGCGCATGCAGGATCACGGATGTGGCTTTTGAGATGGGATTTGACAGTGTGGATGGATATCAGAGAGCGTTTTTGCGTGAATTCGGGTGCAATCCCCGGGAGTATGCCTTAAACCCTGTTCCTTTATATCTCTTTACATCTTATGGCGTTAAATTCAGGGAAATTGAAAGGAGACCGATCATGGAAAATTTAAGAAATGTATTTATTCAGGTGACAGAAAAACCAGAAAGAAAAGTTATCATCAAAAGAGGGAAAAAAGCAGCAGATTATTTCGCTTACTGTGAGGAAGTCGGATGTGATGTATGGGGCCTTTTGCTCAGCATCAAGTCCATCAGTGGAGAGCCGGTATGCCTGTGGCTTCCGCCGGCCTACAGAGAGCCGGACACATCGGAATATGTTCAGGGTGTGGAGGTATCAAAAGATTATGAGGGAGAAGTGCCGGAGGGCTTTGAGATGATCCTTCTCCCGGCTGCCAAGTATCTGATGTTCCAGAGCGAACCCTTTGAGGAGGAGAACTACTGCCAGGCAATCGAGGAAGTGTGGGAAGCTATGAAGAAGTATGATCCTTCCGTTATCGGATGCCAGTGGGATGAGAGTAATCCCCGGATCCAGCTGGAGCCAGTAGGGACAAGAGGTTATATAGAGCTGGCACCAATTAGATAGAACAGAGAAAATTATTTGCCTGCGTCAAATCGCATTTGGCGCGTAAAGTGAACAAGCCTCCCCAAAATTAGGAGGCTTGTTCACTTTTTTCTACAGGGAGGCTTTCTCGACAGATAAACAAGGATTTGATACAATGATATGGAATACCCGTTGTATTGTGTATTACAATAAGAGAGGTTACATATGGAATTTTACTTGTTGCTTTGTGCTGTAGTATTGCTTCTCTGTATCTTTTCCAACAAAATCTCTGATAAGATTGGGGTTCCAAGTCTCCTGATCTTTATGTTTCTGGGAATGATGTTCGGATCTGAGGGAATTTTTAAAATTGAGTTCAGTAATTATCAGATTGCAGAAAATATCTGTACTGCGGCATTAATATTTATCATGTTTTACGGTGGCTATTCCACCAGCTGGAAACACGCCAGACCGGCTGTAAAGAGAGCGGTGGCCTTGTCCACACTCGGTGTTGTCATGACTGCGGCTCTGGTCTGTCTTTGCTGTCATTTTCTTTTAAAGCTGCCGTTTCCGGAAAGTTTTCTGATTGGATCTGTGGTCAGTTGTACCGATGCGGCATCTGTCTTTTCCATCTTCCGGTCAAAAAACTTGAAC
Coding sequences within:
- the dnaK gene encoding molecular chaperone DnaK; the protein is MGKIIGIDLGTTNSCVAVMEGGKPTVITNAEGVRTTPSVVAFTKTDERIVGEPAKRQAVTNAEKTISSIKRHMGTDYKVTIDGKNYTPQEISAMVLQKLKADAENYLGEKVTEAVITVPAYFNDAQRQATKDAGKIAGLDVKRIINEPTAAALSYGLDNENEQKIMVYDLGGGTFDVSIIEIGDGVIEVLSTAGDNKLGGDDFDNVITNYMLDEFKKQEGVDLSGDKMAMQRLKEAAEKAKKELSSATTTNINLPFITATNEGPKHFDMNLTRAKFDELTASLVERTATPVNTALKDAGIAASELGKVLLVGGSTRIPAVQDKVKQLTGKEPFKGINPDECVAIGASIQGGKLAGDAGAGDILLLDVTPLSLSIETMGGVATRLIERNTTIPTKKSQIFSTAEDNQTAVDINVVQGERQFAKDNKSLGRFRLDGIAPARRGVPQIEVTFDIDANGIVKVSAKDLGTGAEQHITITGGSNMSDEDIDKAVKEAAEFENQDKKRKEAIDTRNEADSMVFQTEKALEEAGDKVDATEKVKVEEDLKALKDLLEQTKDAELTDAQVEDLKNKKDQLMNSAQGLFTKMYEAAAANAQGAQETAGDAAGAAGAADDVVDGDYKEV
- the dnaJ gene encoding molecular chaperone DnaJ, coding for MADKRDYYEVLGVSRSASESEIKKAYRKLAKQYHPDTNPGDKVAEAKFKEASEAYEVLSDPEKKAQYDQFGHAAFEQGGPGGFNGGFGGFDFGGDMGDIFGDIFGGMFGGGGRSQRAANTPTQGAHVRARIHVTFEEAVFGTTKKLEISLKEECASCHGSGAKAGTQPETCPKCGGKGQVVYTQQSMFGTVRNVQTCPDCHGTGQVIKEKCPDCHGTGYTSQRKTIEVTVPAGINNGQSIRIRGKGEPGTHGGPRGDLLVVVSVDRHPKFQRQEYDIISTEPISFTQAALGATIKINTVDGPYDYTIKAGTQTDTRVRLKGKGVPTLRNKNVRGDHYVTLVVQVPEHLNEEQKDALKKFQESMGETPKKEEHKGFFGKHKK
- a CDS encoding PTS sugar transporter subunit IIA, producing the protein MIRFLGEKIVDFGIAGDDFIDSVLERERLSSTCFLDAFAVPHSLHMNASRTMVCILTSEKGIPWDEHMIHIVMMIAVHQEDRKKFMELYDGIVRVLENPQNIKQLVSARTPSEFINCLARENINR
- a CDS encoding Cof-type HAD-IIB family hydrolase, whose amino-acid sequence is MKYKLIALDLDGTLNTDEKTVTPKTRDALLAAQRQGITVALCSARPVPGLYKEMRILEMEKYHGMLIAYNGGKILRADDKTVLHQQSFPCDFAKEVLRHLEHYPVVPIIDDGERFYVTDKNGYKVQHECWNNQMECTEVPSLADFLDFDLVKILMSVQPDQLWQVLSEIGKPFEDDLVFVRTAPFYIEAMPKGINKAEGLRRTCGLLQISPEEVMAFGDAENDLEMIEFAGHGVAMGNACDALKEIADEVTLGNNEDGIAHTLEHLL
- the asrA gene encoding anaerobic sulfite reductase subunit AsrA, whose amino-acid sequence is MEYSLDIAQADRVLEALRRDYRVYAPKRFPKQGRYSDTDIIRYDEVRKFEEIVWKEKSDYPMKEVVMPIQQTLFYYTEDEYRTSKNPVKPVLILARPCDINAQHIQDEIYAGNGGYTDYYYERMRGLVKFAMMECTGGDDTCFCVSMGSNKTDDYSMAVRFREDGADVQIKEDSFDTYFEGMPKGSYTPAFVEENETKVTIPDLSDKQVRLALKKHPMWREFDKRCISCGSCTVACSTCTCFSTRDLSYGDNPEAGERRRVTASCQIAGFDQMAGQREFRDTAGDRMRYKILHKFHDYKARFKTRHMCVGCGRCAHRCPELISISATVSKVNDAVNEIKAEMAQQGR
- the asrB gene encoding anaerobic sulfite reductase subunit AsrB, whose translation is MENFVQPQPCTILNVKRESEHEWTFRVASDARPDHGQFMQLSIPKTGEAPISVSAQGDGWLEFTIRSVGRVTNCIFSKEKGDTLFLRGPYGNGWPVEEFRGRHLVVITGGTGLAPVRSLLHKCAEDVDFVKDVHLISGFKDEAGIVFGRELEEWKDQFHTVYTLDHGEKDGWRTGMVTAFVKEIPFESFEEDYAVIVVGPPPMMKFTGLELLNCGVDPEKIWMSFERKMSCAIGKCGHCRIDEVYVCLDGPVFPYTTARDLVD
- the asrC gene encoding sulfite reductase subunit C produces the protein MNHDINVGKVRLNCFRQSKEPGVFMLQMRVPGGTVDAKYLSYVEHISQTWGDGNFHFGTRQTFDIPGIKYENIPAVNAYLEQYIKEVDGELCKADMDTVAHEPEPWDPKAGYPTIGARNITACIGNYHCICGNSNTFELARKIEPIIFPSHYHIKINISGCPNDCNKAHMCDFGIIGTARMTYHPERCIGCGACVRACEQRATRVLSLNEETQKIEKDTCCCVGCGECVRACPASAWTRQETKFYRVILGGRTGRQTPRAGKMFLNWATEEVILKVLGNWQKFSAWVMDYKPEYLHGGHLIDRAGYKKFKEIMLDGIELNPECLVAEDIFWTESEYRSNFNVKPIGMHCTAGPQND
- a CDS encoding AraC family transcriptional regulator, with translation MQEQIDAVQRMQDFIEEHLADNITLADLANVSLYSPWYSYRLFTRHVGVTPADYIRRLRLSKSALKLRDCACRITDVAFEMGFDSVDGYQRAFLREFGCNPREYALNPVPLYLFTSYGVKFREIERRPIMENLRNVFIQVTEKPERKVIIKRGKKAADYFAYCEEVGCDVWGLLLSIKSISGEPVCLWLPPAYREPDTSEYVQGVEVSKDYEGEVPEGFEMILLPAAKYLMFQSEPFEEENYCQAIEEVWEAMKKYDPSVIGCQWDESNPRIQLEPVGTRGYIELAPIR